The genomic region GCGCGTCGTGGCGCTCGGCGAGCCGCACCACCTCGGCGCGGACAGCCGCGTCGAGCACGGTGCCGGTCGGGTTGTGCGGATCGTTGACCAGGATCACGCGCGTGCGATCGGTGACCGCCGCCGCGAGCTCGTCCAGGTCGGGCTGGAAGTCCGGCCAGCGCAGCGGCACCGTCACCAGGCGGGCGCCCGCGAGACCCGCGAGGGCCGCATACGCGTCGTAGTACGGCTCGAACACGACGATCTCGTCGTCGGGGCCCTCGACGAGCGCGAGCAGCGCCGCGGCGATCGCCTCGGTCGCCCCCGCCGTGACGAGGACCTCGCGCTCCGGATCGAGCGCGATGCCGTAGAAGCGCCGCTGGTGCTCGGCGATCGCCAGCCGCAGGTCGGGGATGCCCCGGCCGGGCGGATACTGGTTGAGCCCCGCGGCTATCGCCTCGCGAGCCGTCTCGAGGACGATCGCAGGACCGTCCTCGTCGGGGAAGCCCTGCCCGAGATTGATCGCTCCGGTTCGGGCCGCCAGGGCCGACATCTCGGCGAAGATGGTGGGGTGGATCGTGCCGTCCGCGCCGACGAGGCCGGCGCCGGCGGCGGCGCGGCGCCACGCACCGGGTATGTGTCGCATCGGGTCGAGGCTACTCGCCCGTGCGCAGGGAACGGGGCGCGGATTGCTATGCGAGTCCAATGCAGGGCATAGGCAACGCACAGAATCCGGAGCCACAGTGGACACCGGTTGGCAGAAGGAGCATCCCATGAGCGACGACCAGGGCGAGCGCCCCGAAGATCAGACCCCCCAGACGCCCGCGGCGACCCCCGAGGCCGGCGCGGCGGATGCCGGCGTCGGTGCGTCCGAGACCCGGACCGTGCCGCCTGTCCCGCCCGTGCCGCCCGCCCCGCAGGGCGGTTGGGCCGCACCCACGCCGCCGCCCCCGCCGCCGGCGGGCTACGCGCCCGGTGCCGCGTACGCCCACCCGCAGGGCTACGCTCCTCCGGCGGGGACCGGCGCGGCACCCTCCGCGCACCCGGCGCCGGCTCCCGGCTACACAGGGGCCGCCTTCACCGGCGCGTTCGGCCCGGCGACCGCGACTGCGGACGCGCAGGCCACCACGCCGATCGACGGCGGCGCGGCGGCGCCGACGGAAGAGGCGCCGCAGAAGCAGAAGTCGGGCGCCGGCAAGGTCGCCGCTCTCATCGTCGCAGCCGCGCTGGTCGGCGGCGCCGCCGGACTCGGCGGTGCGTACGCCGGCGTGAACCTGTTCTCGACCAACTCGGCTGCGCCCGCGGCCGGCCCGGTGACGGTGACCGTCAACGACACCGAGTCCGTCAACCAGACCGCGGGCATCGCGGCCAAGGTCGTGCCGAGCGTCGTGACGATCTACGCGACCGGCGCGAGCGGCAGCGGCACCGGGTCGGGCGTCGTGCTCTCGAGCGACGGCTACGTCGTGACCAACACGCACGTCGTCACGCTCGACGGGGCCACCGGCGACGCGGCGATCCGGGTCACCACCAGCGACGGCCGCGTGTACGACGCGACGGTCGTCGGCACCGACCCGACCTACGACCTCGCCGTCATCAAGCTCACCGACGCCACCGACCTCACGCCCATCGACTTCGGCGACTCGTCGGCGCTCAACGTCGGCGATGAGACGGTCGCCGTCGGGGCGCCCCTGGGGCTGCCGAACACGGTGACGACCGGCATCGTGAGCGCGCTGAACCGCTCGATCGAGATCGCCTCGTCGGCCGCGCCCGATTCCGGGGACGGATCGGACTCCGGCGGTCAGGATGGCGAGACGCCCTTCTTCTTCGACTTCGGGCAGGGGTCGGGTTCCGGCTCGGCGAACGAGTCGATCAAGATCGCCGTCATCCAGACGGATGCGGCGATCAACCCCGGCAATTCCGGCGGTGCGCTCGTCGATTCGTCGGGTGACCTGATCGGCATCAACGTGGCCATCGCGTCGGCCGGCGGGTCGTCGGGAACGGCCGGGTCGATCGGCGTCGGCTTCTCGATCCCGTCCGACATCGTCCAGCGCATCACCGACGACATCATCGCCGACGGCACGGCGTCGCACGGTCTGCTCGGGGCGAGCGTGCAGTCGGCGGCGTACGTGGACGGAGTGACCATCACCGGCGCCTACGTGGCGGACGTCACCGCCGATGGAGCCGCAGCTGCCGCGGGCATCCAGGCCGGCGACATCGTCACCGGGTTCAACGGTGTGCCGATCACCGACTCGGTCGACCTCACCGCGCAGGTGCGCGCGGCGGCGGCGGGAAGCGACGCGACCGTCACCTACGTCCGCGGCGACCAGTCGTTCACGGTCGATGTGACCCTCGGCTCGCTGACGCAGTAGCGCCTCGGGCTCCGGACGCCACCCCGCGATAGGCTCGCGGGGTGGCGTCCTTCTCCTTCGGCGCGGGCAACGCGCGCCAGCTCGCCGCACTCCCGCTCCAGCTCGCGGGGCGCCTCGCGACCGCGCTCATCCCGCGTTCCCGCGACCAGTGGGTGTTCGGCTGCGCGGTGGGCATCGCCGACGGCGCCCTCGCCCTGTGGCGCGTCGCGGACGGCGAAGGCGTGCCCGCGGTGTGGCTGGTCGCGTCCGTGCGTGAGCGCGCCGAGGCCGAGCGCCTGGGCATCCCCGCCGTCGCCCGCGACTCTCTCCGCGGGTGGTGGCGCACGGCACGTGCACGCGTCGTGGTCGTCACGCACGGCTTCGGCGACGCGAACCGCTACGGCGTGTGGGGCGCGTTCGTGGTCCAGCTCTGGCACGGCATCCCCCTCAAGCGCATCGGACTGGACTCCCCGGCGACGCTGCGACTGCCGGCCGCGCTCCAGCGGATGCTGGGGCCCGAGCGGGCGGCGGCGCTGGTGCGCGTGATGTACCGGTCCTCCGCGCGGCGCATCCGTCTGCTGCCCGCTGCGTCCCACCTGGTGCGGGGAAGACTCGAATCCGCCTTCGGCCTCGCCGACTCCCGCGTGCCCGTCACCGGCGAGCCGCGCGTGGACGTGCTGTCGCAGGGCGGAGCAGCCGAGCGGCGCGACGAAGCGCGCGCTGGCGTCGAAGCCGCGGTCGGTCCGCTCGGGGAGGGCACACGGGTCGTGCTGTACGCGCCGACGTGGCGCGACGGCGACGCGGATCCCGCCGTGCCGCACGCCGGGGAGTGGCGCGAGATCGAGGAGATGCTCGAGCGTCGGGACGCCGTGCTGCTCGTGCGGTCGCACCCGCTCGGTGCGGGCGACTACCGTCCGCCCGCGCCGACGGGGCGCATCCGCGAGATCGGCAGCGACGCCGTGCCCGACATCACGCCGCTGCTGCCCGCGCTGGACGCGCTCGTGACCGACTACTCCTCGATCGTGTTCGACGCCGCCCTCGTACCGGTTCCGGCGGTGTTCCTCGCGCCCGATGAAGCCGAGTACGCCCGCACCCGGGGGTTCTACGGCGCCTACGGCGACGTCGCCGAACAGGTCGCGACGACGTGGACCGACACGTGTGCCCAGCTCGACGCCGTGCTCGGCGACGCCGACGAGCACGCGCGCCGCATCGAGCGCGCCCGGAGGCTCAGCGCCCGCGTGCACGCCTACCGCGACGGCGGTTCGGCGCGCAGGGTGTACGGTGCGATCCAGGCCCGCCTGTCCACGGGCCGCCGGATGGGGGACACATGACGGATGCCCGGTTCACGACCGGGGGCGAGGCGGCCCTGGTGCTCACCGGAATCGGGCCGGCGCCCGGATCGCTCGAGCTGACGGGCGCCCGCGCGCGGGTGTCCGCCCGCCCGACGGTGGAGGGCCAGCGGTGGACGGCGGCACTGCCGCTGCGGGCCGCGCGCTTCGGGGGGCCCGAGCTGCCGCTGCCGTCCGGCGACTACGAGGTCTCGGTCGCGGGCGGCGAGCAGCCGGAGCGGGAGCTGGAGATCGCAGACGTTCCGCTCGCCCAGCTCGGCGGTCTGCGTGCCCAGGTCCAGGACGGTCGCGTGACGGTCGGCCCGCCGATCGATCCCGTCTACGACTCGGGCGAGGGACAGGACGCCCTCGAGCGGCGCTACGCGCTGCGCACCGGAGTCCTCGAGGACGCCGTGTTCTTCGAGAGCTTCTACGGACGCAACGCCAGCTGCAATCCGCTGGCCATCGATCGCGAGCTCGCCGACCGCGTGCCCGGGGCCGTGCGCTACTGGAGCGTCGTCGATCGCTCGGTCGAGGTCCCCGAGGGGGCCGTGGCGGTCGTCGAGGGGAGTCCCGAGTGGTGGCGGGCACGGGCGGTGTCGCGCCTGCTCGTGGTCAACGACTGGCTCCGCCGGAGATTCGTCCGGCGCCGGGGGCAGGTCGTGCTGCAGACCTGGCATGGCACGCCGCTGAAGCGGCTGGCCCTCCACCGCCCCGGCTTCGACCCGCGTCGTGCCGTCGCGGTGCTGCGGGAGTCGCGGCGCTGGGACGTGCTGCTGGCCCAGAACCCGTACGCGGCCGGCATCCTCTCGAAGGCCTACGCGTTCGGGCGGCGACCGGTGTGGGTCGAGGGCTACCCGCGCAACGACGTGCTGGTGCGCGGCGACGGCGCCGACGTGCGCCGGTCTCTCGGCATCCGGCCCGGGGAGCGCACGCTGCTGTACGCCCCGACATGGCGTGACGATCGCCGCGAGATCGTCGACTACATCGATCCGGCGACGCTGGCCGCCGAGGCCGACGCGGTCGTCCTGGTGCGGGGGCACTCGCGCACGCTGCAGCCGGGGCGGGATGCCGTGGGGCCCCGCGTCATCGACGTCACCGGCTATCCCGACACCTCGCGGCTGCTGCTGGCCGCGGACGCGCTGGTCACCGACTACTCGTCCGTCATGTTCGACTTCTCGGTCACGGGCAAGCCGATGTACTTCCTCGTGCCCGATCTCGAGCGGTACCGCGGCGAGCTGCGGGGCTTCTACTTCGACCTCGCTGCGCGTGCGCCCGGTCCGCTGGTGCGGACGCAGGAGGAGCTGGTCGACGCGCTCGCGGCGGATCCCGCCCGGCACGCCGAGGCCTACGCGTCGTGGCGTGCGCGGTTCAACGCGCGCGAGGACGGCCGCTCGGCGGAGCGGGTCGTGGCGCGCATGCTCGACCAGGGATTCGTGCCACGCGGCTGACGCCGGGGCACCTCATGGCAGGGGCGTGTTGCGTTCGCCCAGTCGAGATGTGTCGACGGTGTCGTCGGCTCCGCTGACGACACCGATCACGAGGCCGGCGCCCCATGCCAGATGCATCGTGGGAAGCACCGCGGCCGTCCAGAGCCGATCGCGCCACCCGCGTCCGCCGCCGGGCCCGGCGGCCATGACGAGGATCAGGACCGCATACGCGGCCAGCGGCACATAGACCACGGATGCCGCGACCGCCCACGCGCCCGTGAGCACCCCCGACAGCTGAAGCGCTCCGACGACGACGCTCAGCACGGCGTCGATCACCAGCATGGGCGGCGCGAAGAAGCGCAGCGAGTTGCCGCGACCGAATCGACGGACCAGCTCGCCGCGCCAGCGGCCGGTGGCGAAGAACTGGCGAGCCAGGCGCGGCCAGCTGTCGCGCGGCCAGTACGTCACCGCCAGGCCGGGGTCGAACCACACGCGGTAGCCGGCGCGCTGGATCCGCAGGTTGAGCTCCCAGTCCTCCCCGCGACGGATCGACTCATCGAACAGGCCCACCTCCTCCAGCACCGCACGCCGCATGACGCCGAGGTAGGCCGATTCGGCCTCGCCCTCGTCGTCGCTGCCGTGGTAGGCGCCGCCGCCGAGCCCGATGGGGGAGTTGTACGCCCTCGCGACGGCCCGCTGGAAGGCCGTGCGGCCTTCGGCGCGCATGAGCCCGCCCACGTTCGCCGCGCCGGTGCGCTCGAGGGTCGCCAGCGCACGGCGCGTGTATCCGGGCTCCAGCTCCGAGTGCGCGTCGACGCGGACGACCGTCGGATGCACTCCCGCCCGGATCGCGAGGTTCAGGCCCTTCGGGATGTCGGCGCCGGGGTTGTCCACGAGGACGATGCGCTCGTCGCCGGCGGCGAGTCGCTGGGCGATCTCGGTCGTGCCGTCGGTCGACGGGCCGAGCGCGAGCACGAGCTCGAAGGGCACCGCGAGGTCCTGGGCGAGCACCGACTCGACGGCGGGGACCAGGTGCTCGCGCTCGTTCAGCACCGGCATGACGAACGTCACGCCCGCGCCGGTCGGGACCGGCGGCGCGTTCCGTCGCGGCCGATCGGGGGTGTGCACGCGTCCGATCATGTCATGAAGCGCACGGTCGCTAGGCTGAAGCGGTGAAGCTGTTGACGGATGCCCGCAAGGCCGTCGCCCTTCTGCGTCGTGCGCTCGCGCAGCGTTCGGCCGTCATCGACGTGAGGCATCGGCTCGCCGGGCGACCGCAGCATCCTCCGGTGCATTTCCGCGTCGCGGTCTACTTCGCCGACGGCGCCGTGAACATGTACCAGATGCGCCAGTGGTACAAGCCGCTCGCCGCCATCGCGAAGAGGTGGCCCGTCGTCGTCCTCAGCCGTTCGGCGACCGGCGCGCGGGCGCTGCTGGCGGACGACGCTCTGCCGGTGGCGTTCGTTCCCACGGTGCGCGACCTCGAGCGCTTCGTCGCCCGCCAGGACATCCGTGTCGTGCTGTACGTCAACCAGAACACCCGCAACTTCCAGATGTTCCGCTACGGACGCCGCTGGCACGTCTTCATCAACCACGGTGAGTCCGACAAGATGTACATGACCACGAACCAGTTCAAGGCGTACGACTACGCCCTGGTCGCCGGCGACGCCGCCCGCGAGCGGCTGTCACGGGTGCTGTGGGACTACGACATCGATCGCCGGACGATCGAGATCGGCCGCCCGCAGGCCGATCACTATTCGGGCGACCTGCCGTACACCCCGGACGATCGCACCGTGGTGCTGTACGCCCCGACGTGGGAGGGCGATCGCCCGAGC from Microbacter sp. GSS18 harbors:
- a CDS encoding aminotransferase class I/II-fold pyridoxal phosphate-dependent enzyme produces the protein MRHIPGAWRRAAAGAGLVGADGTIHPTIFAEMSALAARTGAINLGQGFPDEDGPAIVLETAREAIAAGLNQYPPGRGIPDLRLAIAEHQRRFYGIALDPEREVLVTAGATEAIAAALLALVEGPDDEIVVFEPYYDAYAALAGLAGARLVTVPLRWPDFQPDLDELAAAVTDRTRVILVNDPHNPTGTVLDAAVRAEVVRLAERHDALIVTDEVYEHLVFDTPHTPIATLPGAAERTLTISSGGKTFSTTGWKIGWISGPDDLIDAVLAVKQFLTYVNGSPFQPAIAAGLRLPDEVFAEAADTLRRKRDVLGAGLREAGFDVSTPAGSYFTVADAAALGAADAHAFCRALPDRAGVVAVPMTAFVGAGRRDEYASLVRFAACKRFDVLEEAAARLAALS
- a CDS encoding trypsin-like peptidase domain-containing protein — translated: MSDDQGERPEDQTPQTPAATPEAGAADAGVGASETRTVPPVPPVPPAPQGGWAAPTPPPPPPAGYAPGAAYAHPQGYAPPAGTGAAPSAHPAPAPGYTGAAFTGAFGPATATADAQATTPIDGGAAAPTEEAPQKQKSGAGKVAALIVAAALVGGAAGLGGAYAGVNLFSTNSAAPAAGPVTVTVNDTESVNQTAGIAAKVVPSVVTIYATGASGSGTGSGVVLSSDGYVVTNTHVVTLDGATGDAAIRVTTSDGRVYDATVVGTDPTYDLAVIKLTDATDLTPIDFGDSSALNVGDETVAVGAPLGLPNTVTTGIVSALNRSIEIASSAAPDSGDGSDSGGQDGETPFFFDFGQGSGSGSANESIKIAVIQTDAAINPGNSGGALVDSSGDLIGINVAIASAGGSSGTAGSIGVGFSIPSDIVQRITDDIIADGTASHGLLGASVQSAAYVDGVTITGAYVADVTADGAAAAAGIQAGDIVTGFNGVPITDSVDLTAQVRAAAAGSDATVTYVRGDQSFTVDVTLGSLTQ
- a CDS encoding CDP-glycerol glycerophosphotransferase family protein — encoded protein: MASFSFGAGNARQLAALPLQLAGRLATALIPRSRDQWVFGCAVGIADGALALWRVADGEGVPAVWLVASVRERAEAERLGIPAVARDSLRGWWRTARARVVVVTHGFGDANRYGVWGAFVVQLWHGIPLKRIGLDSPATLRLPAALQRMLGPERAAALVRVMYRSSARRIRLLPAASHLVRGRLESAFGLADSRVPVTGEPRVDVLSQGGAAERRDEARAGVEAAVGPLGEGTRVVLYAPTWRDGDADPAVPHAGEWREIEEMLERRDAVLLVRSHPLGAGDYRPPAPTGRIREIGSDAVPDITPLLPALDALVTDYSSIVFDAALVPVPAVFLAPDEAEYARTRGFYGAYGDVAEQVATTWTDTCAQLDAVLGDADEHARRIERARRLSARVHAYRDGGSARRVYGAIQARLSTGRRMGDT
- a CDS encoding CDP-glycerol glycerophosphotransferase family protein, coding for MTDARFTTGGEAALVLTGIGPAPGSLELTGARARVSARPTVEGQRWTAALPLRAARFGGPELPLPSGDYEVSVAGGEQPERELEIADVPLAQLGGLRAQVQDGRVTVGPPIDPVYDSGEGQDALERRYALRTGVLEDAVFFESFYGRNASCNPLAIDRELADRVPGAVRYWSVVDRSVEVPEGAVAVVEGSPEWWRARAVSRLLVVNDWLRRRFVRRRGQVVLQTWHGTPLKRLALHRPGFDPRRAVAVLRESRRWDVLLAQNPYAAGILSKAYAFGRRPVWVEGYPRNDVLVRGDGADVRRSLGIRPGERTLLYAPTWRDDRREIVDYIDPATLAAEADAVVLVRGHSRTLQPGRDAVGPRVIDVTGYPDTSRLLLAADALVTDYSSVMFDFSVTGKPMYFLVPDLERYRGELRGFYFDLAARAPGPLVRTQEELVDALAADPARHAEAYASWRARFNAREDGRSAERVVARMLDQGFVPRG
- a CDS encoding glycosyltransferase family 2 protein; the encoded protein is MHTPDRPRRNAPPVPTGAGVTFVMPVLNEREHLVPAVESVLAQDLAVPFELVLALGPSTDGTTEIAQRLAAGDERIVLVDNPGADIPKGLNLAIRAGVHPTVVRVDAHSELEPGYTRRALATLERTGAANVGGLMRAEGRTAFQRAVARAYNSPIGLGGGAYHGSDDEGEAESAYLGVMRRAVLEEVGLFDESIRRGEDWELNLRIQRAGYRVWFDPGLAVTYWPRDSWPRLARQFFATGRWRGELVRRFGRGNSLRFFAPPMLVIDAVLSVVVGALQLSGVLTGAWAVAASVVYVPLAAYAVLILVMAAGPGGGRGWRDRLWTAAVLPTMHLAWGAGLVIGVVSGADDTVDTSRLGERNTPLP
- a CDS encoding CDP-glycerol glycerophosphotransferase family protein; its protein translation is MKLLTDARKAVALLRRALAQRSAVIDVRHRLAGRPQHPPVHFRVAVYFADGAVNMYQMRQWYKPLAAIAKRWPVVVLSRSATGARALLADDALPVAFVPTVRDLERFVARQDIRVVLYVNQNTRNFQMFRYGRRWHVFINHGESDKMYMTTNQFKAYDYALVAGDAARERLSRVLWDYDIDRRTIEIGRPQADHYSGDLPYTPDDRTVVLYAPTWEGDRPSAHYGSISTHGEELVSALLASGRHRVIYRPHPRSGVVNAEYGAANRRIAAAIAAANAADPAAQHVHDTRPDLGWQLAAADVAIVDISAMVYDRLAADRPLLITRPVDPAAAIDEHGYLSACEWLDASRADAIVDEVDRVLSDPNAVARLEQWVRHYFGDTAPGAASARFEAAIARLMAEWDDWHVRTAGPSEAEPAEAEADLDESV